Proteins encoded together in one Planctomycetota bacterium window:
- a CDS encoding PQQ-binding-like beta-propeller repeat protein — MLRAPAGVVTMLLASTLLAADWPQWGGRDCRNMASDEKGIPESFDPGQKKEGGSEVDPATTKNIQWAARLGTETYGNPTVSGGRVFVGTNNGAPRDPRLKGDRSILMCLEEATGKFLWQLAVSKYPGYRSWNGDYQGLGICSSPTVEGDRVYVVTNRDEVLCLDVNGLANGNDGPFQDEGEYIAAQRRRKPGKQPPGAKPDEKPEEPVKPIELTPTDADILWRYDMIAELDAWPQDASACSVLVHGDLVYVNPSNGVDLSHKNIPSPQVPTIIALDKRTGKLVATDEEKIGPTLFHGTWSSPSLAEVNGRKLLLFGAGDGFVYAFDPTPVEVPGKPLKVLKTVWKCDANPPEYRMRDGKKLPYNKNAEGPSEITGTVVCHNNRVYVTIGQDTRHGAGKGCLTCIDATKAGDISTTGILWRYTGINRSMATPSVADGLVFAADYVATVHCVDAETGKAYWTHETGGRDCMGSTFVADGKVWFGNKNGKLTVLAAGREKKLLAEISLRTPIHATPIVANGVLYVACNNYLYAVAASQGTGK, encoded by the coding sequence ATGCTTCGGGCCCCTGCGGGCGTTGTCACGATGCTCCTGGCTTCGACCCTGCTCGCCGCCGACTGGCCGCAGTGGGGCGGGCGCGACTGCCGCAACATGGCCTCGGACGAGAAGGGCATCCCCGAGTCGTTCGACCCCGGCCAGAAGAAGGAGGGCGGGAGCGAGGTTGACCCCGCCACGACGAAGAACATCCAGTGGGCCGCCCGCCTCGGCACAGAAACCTATGGCAACCCCACCGTCTCCGGCGGCAGAGTCTTCGTCGGCACCAACAACGGGGCCCCCCGCGACCCACGCCTCAAAGGCGACCGCAGCATTCTGATGTGCCTCGAGGAGGCCACGGGCAAGTTCCTCTGGCAACTCGCCGTCTCCAAATACCCCGGCTACCGGAGCTGGAACGGCGACTACCAGGGCCTTGGCATCTGCTCCTCGCCCACCGTCGAGGGCGACCGCGTTTACGTGGTCACGAACCGCGATGAAGTGCTGTGCCTCGATGTGAACGGCCTGGCCAACGGCAACGACGGGCCGTTTCAGGACGAAGGGGAGTACATCGCGGCCCAGAGGCGCCGCAAGCCCGGCAAGCAGCCGCCAGGGGCCAAGCCCGACGAGAAGCCCGAAGAGCCCGTGAAGCCGATCGAGCTGACGCCCACCGACGCCGACATCCTCTGGCGCTACGACATGATCGCCGAACTTGACGCCTGGCCCCAGGACGCCTCGGCGTGCTCCGTGCTCGTCCACGGCGACCTCGTTTACGTGAACCCCTCGAACGGCGTGGACCTCTCGCACAAGAACATCCCCTCGCCCCAGGTGCCGACCATCATCGCCCTCGACAAGCGGACGGGCAAGCTGGTGGCGACGGATGAAGAGAAGATCGGGCCGACGCTCTTCCACGGCACCTGGTCCTCGCCCTCTCTCGCCGAGGTGAACGGCCGGAAGCTGCTGCTCTTCGGCGCCGGCGACGGCTTCGTCTACGCCTTCGACCCCACGCCCGTCGAGGTCCCGGGCAAGCCGCTCAAGGTGCTCAAGACCGTGTGGAAGTGCGACGCCAATCCGCCTGAGTATCGGATGCGCGACGGCAAGAAGCTGCCCTACAACAAGAACGCCGAAGGCCCCAGCGAGATCACCGGCACCGTCGTCTGCCACAACAACCGCGTCTACGTCACCATCGGCCAGGACACCCGCCACGGCGCCGGCAAGGGTTGCCTCACGTGCATTGACGCCACCAAGGCAGGCGACATCAGCACGACCGGCATCCTCTGGCGCTACACCGGCATCAACCGCTCGATGGCCACCCCCTCCGTCGCCGACGGCCTGGTGTTCGCCGCCGACTACGTGGCGACGGTTCATTGCGTGGACGCCGAGACGGGCAAGGCCTACTGGACGCACGAGACGGGCGGCCGCGACTGCATGGGCTCGACCTTCGTGGCCGACGGCAAGGTGTGGTTCGGCAACAAGAACGGCAAGCTCACGGTGCTGGCGGCGGGCAGGGAGAAGAAGCTCCTGGCCGAGATCAGCCTCCGCACCCCCATCCACGCCACGCCCATCGTCGCCAACGGCGTCCTCTACGTCGCCTGCAACAACTACCTCTACGCGGTTGCCGCGAGCCAGGGTACCGGGAAGTGA
- a CDS encoding metallophosphoesterase family protein — protein MRYCVLGDVHGNLEALEAVVADARRHGAERFACVGDIVGYGASPSECVDRVQSLTTQIVAGNHDCAVVERTDLEYFNPFARDAVVWTRRQLSPQDKSFLHELPLTLKVNDLMIAHATLYQPALFGYIESDFSARQSFRAMDGNLAFVGHSHVPVVFFYDPVKDLVLYTKDLHIDLDGTAKVIVNVGSVGQPRDEDPRACYALYDSSRHTITIRRVEYNVEAAKRKILAADLPDVLGRRLLFGR, from the coding sequence TTGCGGTACTGCGTGCTGGGGGATGTCCACGGGAACCTCGAGGCCCTCGAAGCCGTCGTGGCGGACGCGCGGCGGCACGGAGCCGAACGCTTCGCCTGCGTCGGCGACATCGTGGGCTACGGCGCCAGCCCCTCGGAATGCGTAGACCGCGTGCAGAGCCTCACGACTCAGATCGTCGCGGGCAACCACGACTGCGCCGTGGTCGAGCGCACCGACCTCGAGTACTTCAACCCCTTCGCCCGCGACGCCGTGGTGTGGACCCGCCGCCAGCTCTCGCCGCAGGACAAGAGCTTCCTCCACGAGCTGCCGCTGACGCTGAAGGTGAACGATCTGATGATCGCGCACGCGACGCTCTACCAGCCGGCGCTGTTCGGCTACATCGAGAGCGACTTCTCGGCGCGCCAGTCCTTCCGCGCCATGGACGGCAACCTGGCCTTCGTCGGCCACTCCCACGTTCCCGTCGTGTTCTTCTACGACCCCGTGAAGGACCTGGTCCTCTACACCAAGGACCTTCACATAGACCTCGATGGCACGGCCAAGGTGATCGTCAACGTGGGCAGCGTGGGGCAGCCGCGCGACGAGGACCCGCGCGCGTGCTACGCGCTCTACGACAGCTCGCGTCACACGATCACCATCCGCCGTGTGGAGTACAACGTCGAGGCCGCGAAGCGCAAGATCCTCGCGGCCGATCTGCCCGACGTGCTGGGCCGCCGGCTCCTCTTCGGACGCTGA
- a CDS encoding acylphosphatase, which produces MAKPLGARARVVFRGQVQGVGFRYTARRAAESFAVTGYVQNEPDGSVELVAEGERDEIEAFLGAVAREMAPYIRSREVTWSVATGEFHGFGVRHTW; this is translated from the coding sequence ATGGCTAAGCCGCTCGGGGCACGAGCGCGGGTCGTCTTCCGCGGCCAGGTTCAAGGGGTGGGGTTCCGTTACACCGCGCGCCGCGCGGCCGAATCGTTCGCCGTGACCGGCTACGTGCAGAATGAGCCCGACGGCTCGGTCGAGCTGGTGGCCGAAGGCGAACGGGACGAGATCGAGGCCTTTCTCGGCGCCGTCGCGCGCGAGATGGCGCCTTACATCCGCTCGAGGGAGGTGACCTGGAGTGTCGCGACCGGAGAGTTCCACGGGTTCGGCGTCCGCCACACCTGGTGA
- a CDS encoding Gfo/Idh/MocA family oxidoreductase, translating to MADGLRMGYVGCGFMAQKVHIPNILSLDGVELAAIAELRPKLGRLVQERFRIPKLYASHAELAKDASIQAVGVSGHFYAQGEIAIDLLLAGKDVFMEKPMAVSVEQAERILDAERRSGKRLMVAYMKRYDAGNVLVKKLVADARASGEMGKLRFVRNHGFCGDWTAGLDTPMEKTDEPYPVVQPKYPAWLPEKHVNGYLGYLQQYTHNVNLVRWFLDAGGDVKVKAVELDRERGYFGVVVLEVAGVQTVIESGAVAYHGWEEHTQLYFEGGWIRTEAPPLLLRNVPATVEVYRGNTPAKVATHTFPEGGREWSYRAEMRHFIECVRTGAPFRSPASDTLEDVRTFEAIYQRHLARLAT from the coding sequence ATGGCGGATGGGCTTCGCATGGGCTACGTCGGCTGCGGGTTCATGGCGCAGAAGGTGCATATCCCCAACATTCTGTCGCTCGATGGGGTGGAGCTTGCAGCCATCGCCGAGCTGAGGCCCAAGCTGGGCCGATTGGTGCAGGAGCGCTTCCGCATCCCGAAGCTCTACGCCAGCCACGCCGAGCTGGCGAAGGACGCCTCCATCCAGGCGGTCGGGGTCTCGGGGCACTTCTACGCCCAGGGCGAGATAGCGATTGACCTGCTGCTGGCGGGTAAGGATGTGTTCATGGAGAAGCCGATGGCGGTGAGCGTGGAGCAGGCCGAACGCATCCTCGACGCCGAACGCCGCAGCGGCAAGCGGCTGATGGTGGCCTACATGAAACGCTACGACGCGGGGAACGTGCTGGTGAAGAAGCTGGTCGCCGACGCCCGCGCGAGCGGCGAGATGGGCAAGCTGCGCTTCGTGCGCAACCACGGCTTCTGCGGCGACTGGACCGCCGGCCTGGACACGCCGATGGAGAAGACCGATGAGCCGTATCCCGTCGTCCAGCCCAAGTACCCCGCCTGGCTGCCCGAGAAGCACGTCAACGGCTACCTCGGCTACCTCCAGCAGTACACGCACAACGTCAACCTCGTCCGCTGGTTCCTTGATGCGGGGGGCGACGTGAAGGTGAAGGCTGTGGAGCTTGACCGCGAGCGCGGCTACTTCGGCGTCGTCGTCCTGGAGGTCGCGGGCGTCCAGACAGTCATCGAATCGGGCGCCGTGGCCTACCACGGCTGGGAGGAGCACACGCAGCTCTACTTCGAGGGCGGCTGGATACGCACCGAGGCCCCGCCGCTGCTGCTTCGCAACGTGCCGGCCACGGTGGAGGTCTACCGCGGCAACACGCCGGCGAAGGTGGCCACTCACACCTTTCCCGAGGGCGGGCGCGAATGGTCCTACAGGGCCGAGATGCGGCACTTCATCGAGTGCGTGCGCACCGGCGCACCGTTCCGTTCCCCCGCCTCCGACACGCTGGAGGATGTGCGGACCTTCGAGGCGATCTACCAGAGGCACCTGGCGCGCCTGGCCACATAG
- a CDS encoding exo-alpha-sialidase — MKCTMLAIAVLGWHPLVSAGDAPVATLVEVRRIWDQAPHNAFTDLIRFKDRWFCAFREGKGHVCDTGALRVLASADGQEWKSVARMAWDGGDVRDAKLSVTAGGQLMLNGAVRFVKPVGGQTHQSVTWLSPDGEAWGEPNKVADPNLWMWSVTWHKGVGYGIGYACGGKHLIRLYHTSDGRGKEWETLADDLLPGGTYANETSLVFAPDDACYCLLRRDGKPSSAQLGVSKPPYTGWVWRDLGVQIGGPKMIRLPDGRFLATVRLYDKKVRTGLCSLDPEGGRLTEILTLPSGGDTSYAGMVIHDGLLWISYYSSHEGKTSIYLAKVKLEAPH; from the coding sequence ATGAAGTGCACGATGCTGGCTATCGCAGTCCTCGGCTGGCACCCCCTCGTCTCAGCAGGAGATGCGCCCGTGGCCACGCTCGTCGAGGTGCGGAGAATCTGGGACCAGGCGCCCCACAACGCCTTCACCGACCTCATCCGCTTCAAGGACCGCTGGTTCTGCGCCTTCCGCGAGGGCAAGGGCCACGTGTGCGACACCGGCGCCCTCCGCGTCCTCGCGTCGGCCGACGGGCAGGAGTGGAAGTCGGTCGCGCGGATGGCGTGGGACGGCGGGGACGTGCGCGACGCCAAGCTCTCGGTCACGGCCGGCGGCCAGTTGATGCTCAACGGCGCCGTCCGCTTCGTCAAGCCCGTCGGCGGGCAGACGCACCAGAGCGTTACGTGGCTCTCGCCCGACGGCGAGGCATGGGGCGAGCCGAACAAGGTCGCCGACCCCAATCTCTGGATGTGGAGCGTCACCTGGCACAAGGGCGTCGGTTACGGCATCGGTTACGCCTGCGGGGGCAAACACCTCATTCGCCTCTACCACACGAGCGATGGAAGAGGGAAGGAATGGGAGACGCTCGCCGACGACCTCCTCCCCGGCGGCACCTATGCGAACGAGACCTCGCTCGTCTTCGCGCCCGACGACGCGTGCTACTGCCTCCTCCGCCGCGACGGCAAGCCGTCCTCGGCCCAGCTCGGCGTCTCGAAGCCGCCGTACACGGGCTGGGTGTGGCGCGACCTGGGCGTGCAGATTGGCGGCCCGAAGATGATTCGCCTGCCCGACGGGCGCTTCCTCGCCACCGTCCGCCTCTACGACAAGAAGGTTCGCACCGGCCTCTGCTCGCTCGACCCCGAGGGCGGCCGCCTCACCGAAATCCTCACCCTCCCCTCTGGCGGCGACACGAGCTACGCCGGCATGGTCATTCACGACGGCCTGCTCTGGATCAGCTACTACTCCAGCCACGAGGGCAAGACCAGCATCTACCTGGCGAAGGTCAAGCTCGAAGCTCCGCATTAG
- a CDS encoding cupin domain-containing protein: MLVTDLNALPLRELFGCKAHVVHSQCMTFVHWRFEPGQVIAPHAHPHEQVATVIAGDLELTVGEDTRRLGPGCVAVVPPNVAHTARALSACYVIDAFYPVREDYR, translated from the coding sequence ATGCTCGTCACCGACCTCAATGCGTTGCCCCTGCGCGAGTTGTTCGGCTGCAAGGCCCACGTGGTGCACTCGCAGTGCATGACCTTCGTGCACTGGCGCTTCGAGCCGGGCCAGGTGATCGCCCCCCACGCGCACCCGCACGAGCAGGTGGCCACGGTGATCGCGGGCGATCTGGAGCTGACCGTGGGAGAAGACACCCGGCGCCTCGGCCCGGGGTGCGTGGCCGTGGTCCCCCCCAACGTTGCGCACACGGCGAGAGCGCTCTCAGCCTGCTACGTCATTGATGCCTTCTATCCCGTGCGCGAGGACTACCGTTGA
- a CDS encoding BadF/BadG/BcrA/BcrD ATPase family protein, whose protein sequence is MTRAFFLGIEGGATKTTGVLTGEALDIVARHVGGPTNVHAVGSKAAWGALAELAGALLTASRIAAGDLAAAALCVSGVRAEEDRRAWRGFVRKLGLGCPALITHDAAAGLAAGSPDGTGILAVCGTGSLVYARRADGAERFVGGRGPLLGDEGSGFDIGHRALRAAARSADGRGPKSLLEALIPQRLRLAGIDALVAWASPFAKDRVAGVAPIVFEAAAAGDEAAKAIIAGAVAELARGIEVAARALWPPPEAVERVVLSGGVLRSQPTMRDALAAAVRAFAPDALCGLAEVEGALGAARLARRLAAGANAAS, encoded by the coding sequence GTGACAAGAGCCTTCTTCCTCGGCATCGAAGGTGGCGCGACAAAGACAACCGGCGTCTTGACTGGCGAGGCGCTCGACATCGTGGCGCGCCACGTCGGCGGCCCAACCAACGTCCATGCCGTCGGGAGCAAGGCAGCGTGGGGCGCACTCGCCGAGCTAGCGGGCGCGTTGCTCACCGCCAGCCGCATCGCCGCCGGGGACTTGGCGGCCGCCGCGCTCTGCGTCTCGGGCGTCCGCGCTGAGGAAGACCGCAGGGCCTGGCGCGGCTTCGTCCGCAAGCTTGGCCTCGGTTGCCCCGCGCTTATCACGCACGACGCGGCCGCGGGCCTGGCCGCGGGCAGCCCCGACGGCACGGGCATCCTGGCCGTGTGCGGCACGGGGTCGCTCGTCTACGCCCGACGGGCCGACGGAGCAGAGAGGTTCGTCGGCGGCCGCGGGCCGCTGCTGGGCGACGAGGGGAGCGGCTTCGACATCGGCCACCGCGCCCTGCGTGCTGCCGCGCGCTCGGCCGACGGCCGCGGGCCGAAATCGCTTCTCGAAGCCCTCATCCCCCAGCGCCTCAGGTTGGCCGGGATTGACGCGCTGGTGGCGTGGGCCAGCCCCTTCGCCAAGGACCGCGTGGCGGGCGTGGCGCCCATCGTCTTCGAGGCGGCCGCGGCAGGCGATGAGGCGGCGAAGGCCATCATCGCGGGTGCGGTGGCCGAGTTGGCTCGGGGCATCGAGGTGGCGGCGCGCGCCCTGTGGCCGCCGCCCGAGGCGGTTGAGCGGGTCGTGCTCTCCGGCGGCGTGCTGCGCAGCCAGCCGACGATGCGCGATGCCCTCGCCGCGGCGGTGAGAGCCTTCGCCCCCGACGCTCTCTGCGGCCTGGCTGAGGTCGAGGGCGCGCTGGGCGCCGCACGCCTCGCGCGGCGGCTCGCGGCCGGCGCGAACGCTGCCTCTTGA
- a CDS encoding peroxiredoxin — MPLIGEDAPAFTAETTAGPVKFPDDFKGKWVILFSHPADFTPVCTTEFMTFATMMPQFKALNCELMGLSIDSNFSHIAWLRTIKEKIRYKGMENVEVTFPLIADVKMEVAKKFGMLQPQASDTKAVRAVFFIDPKAKIRALIYYPLSNGRNFQEIKRLLIAMQTSDANACATPADWQPGDDVIIPPPGSCGMAKERVEKAGKDYQCLDWFMCLKPLPKEKLALPPEAAK, encoded by the coding sequence GTGCCGCTGATCGGGGAAGACGCCCCGGCGTTCACGGCCGAGACCACGGCCGGGCCGGTGAAGTTCCCCGACGATTTCAAGGGCAAGTGGGTGATCCTCTTCAGCCACCCGGCCGACTTCACGCCGGTGTGCACGACCGAGTTCATGACCTTCGCCACGATGATGCCGCAGTTCAAGGCCCTGAACTGCGAGCTCATGGGTCTCTCGATCGACAGCAACTTCAGCCACATCGCCTGGCTGCGCACCATCAAGGAGAAGATCAGGTACAAGGGGATGGAGAACGTCGAGGTCACCTTCCCCCTCATCGCCGACGTCAAGATGGAGGTGGCGAAGAAGTTCGGCATGCTCCAGCCCCAGGCGAGCGACACGAAGGCGGTTCGCGCCGTGTTCTTCATTGACCCGAAGGCCAAGATTCGCGCGCTCATCTACTACCCGCTGTCGAACGGGCGCAACTTCCAGGAGATCAAGCGGCTGCTCATCGCCATGCAGACCTCCGACGCCAATGCCTGCGCCACGCCGGCCGACTGGCAGCCCGGCGACGACGTGATCATCCCGCCCCCCGGCTCGTGCGGCATGGCCAAGGAGCGCGTCGAGAAGGCAGGCAAGGACTACCAGTGCCTCGACTGGTTCATGTGCCTCAAGCCGCTGCCGAAGGAGAAACTCGCCCTCCCGCCGGAGGCCGCGAAGTAG
- a CDS encoding acetamidase/formamidase family protein, with the protein MQCVGNEILYFETGPGNPVTHRVRPGETFEVQTQINAGPWLDKLPPEEQEGWRKKLCGGNPASGCIFVEGARPGDMLSVEIGDIAVDPIGYTRFGGGTDATPRGLACGPCEKEVQITEDGIRWSESLTLPLRPMLGFVGVAPARERLHNGWAGVWGGNLDAQEVTTGATLHLRVQCPGALLHVGDMHAIQGDGEICGAGGIEAGGRVLLTCRLTSPAPKSLRFPRFENATHIGVFALARPAEDAFRIALAELIAWLEESYAMPRTEAYMLLAQVLEARATEFVNPQFTYVARIARRFLPR; encoded by the coding sequence ATGCAATGCGTCGGCAACGAGATTCTCTACTTCGAGACCGGCCCGGGCAATCCCGTGACGCACCGGGTGAGGCCCGGCGAGACGTTCGAGGTGCAGACGCAGATCAACGCCGGGCCGTGGCTCGACAAGCTGCCGCCTGAGGAACAGGAGGGTTGGCGCAAGAAGCTGTGCGGCGGCAACCCGGCCAGCGGCTGCATCTTCGTCGAGGGCGCCAGGCCCGGCGACATGCTGAGCGTCGAGATCGGCGACATCGCGGTGGACCCCATCGGCTACACCAGGTTCGGCGGCGGCACCGACGCGACGCCCCGCGGCTTGGCCTGCGGGCCGTGCGAAAAGGAGGTCCAGATCACCGAGGACGGCATTCGCTGGAGCGAATCCCTCACGCTCCCGCTCCGCCCCATGCTCGGCTTCGTGGGCGTGGCCCCCGCGCGCGAGCGGCTCCACAACGGCTGGGCGGGCGTCTGGGGCGGCAACCTCGACGCGCAGGAGGTCACCACCGGCGCGACCCTGCACCTCCGCGTCCAGTGCCCGGGCGCGCTCCTCCACGTGGGCGACATGCACGCGATTCAGGGCGACGGCGAAATCTGCGGCGCCGGCGGCATCGAGGCCGGCGGACGCGTCCTGCTCACCTGCCGCCTCACCTCGCCTGCGCCCAAGTCGCTCCGCTTCCCCCGCTTCGAGAACGCCACGCACATCGGCGTCTTCGCCCTCGCGCGGCCCGCCGAGGACGCCTTTCGCATCGCCCTGGCCGAGCTGATCGCCTGGCTTGAGGAATCCTATGCCATGCCGCGCACCGAGGCATACATGCTCCTCGCCCAGGTCCTCGAGGCCCGGGCCACCGAATTCGTCAACCCCCAGTTCACCTACGTCGCCAGGATTGCCCGGCGCTTCCTGCCCCGGTAG